From Halosolutus amylolyticus, a single genomic window includes:
- a CDS encoding 30S ribosomal protein S3ae produces MSERSVSRAKQEKRWYTVLAPEQFDRQELGETPADEPEKVYDRTIETTLGELTNNASENNTKLTFKITDVGSDSAYTEFVEHSLTRDYLRSLVRRGASKIEAYVTVLTTDDYRVQIQPVAFTTKKADASQEKAIREQMVEMVEDAAAERSFEELVDSVVEGRLSSAIYGEAKTIYPLRRVEIQKATLEAYPEEVAEEEATAVDVDEEDVAAGDD; encoded by the coding sequence ATGAGTGAACGATCAGTTTCACGCGCGAAACAGGAGAAGCGGTGGTACACCGTCCTGGCACCCGAGCAGTTCGACCGCCAGGAACTCGGCGAGACCCCCGCTGACGAACCGGAGAAAGTCTACGACCGAACCATCGAAACGACGCTCGGCGAACTCACCAACAACGCCAGCGAGAACAACACGAAGCTGACCTTCAAGATCACCGACGTCGGCAGCGACTCGGCGTACACGGAGTTCGTGGAACACTCCCTGACCCGTGACTACCTCCGATCGCTGGTCCGTCGCGGTGCCTCGAAGATCGAGGCCTACGTCACCGTCCTCACGACGGACGACTACCGCGTCCAGATCCAGCCCGTCGCCTTCACGACGAAAAAGGCCGATGCGAGCCAGGAGAAGGCCATCCGCGAGCAGATGGTCGAGATGGTCGAAGACGCCGCGGCCGAACGATCCTTCGAAGAACTCGTCGACAGCGTCGTCGAGGGCCGACTCTCCTCGGCCATCTACGGCGAGGCCAAGACGATCTATCCGCTGCGACGCGTCGAGATCCAGAAGGCGACGCTCGAGGCTTACCCCGAAGAGGTCGCCGAAGAGGAAGCGACCGCGGTCGACGTCGACGAAGAGGACGTCGCCGCCGGCGACGACTGA
- a CDS encoding metal-dependent transcriptional regulator, translating to MNTADQYLKAIYLAQRIEDGPASTGTLADLLEVSPASVNEMIGKLEGRGLVDHEKYKGASLTDEGLERAHDALQTYCIIERFLANVLEVEEFREEARALESVIDDTVAERLDTIIDRPPECPDCFDPERDCCERLELEVGGCAD from the coding sequence ATGAACACTGCAGACCAGTATCTCAAAGCGATCTATCTCGCCCAGCGCATCGAAGACGGCCCCGCCTCGACCGGGACGCTCGCGGACCTGCTCGAGGTCAGCCCCGCGAGCGTCAACGAGATGATCGGCAAACTGGAGGGGCGCGGCCTCGTCGACCACGAGAAGTACAAGGGGGCCAGCCTGACCGACGAAGGGCTCGAACGCGCCCACGACGCACTACAGACCTACTGCATCATCGAGCGCTTCCTCGCGAACGTCCTCGAGGTCGAGGAGTTCCGGGAGGAGGCCCGCGCCCTCGAGAGCGTCATCGACGACACCGTCGCCGAGCGTCTCGACACCATCATCGATCGCCCCCCGGAGTGTCCCGACTGTTTCGACCCCGAACGGGACTGCTGTGAACGGCTGGAACTCGAAGTCGGCGGCTGTGCGGATTGA
- a CDS encoding exonuclease, whose product MSTDGRTAEPPSAARAIESAGFVRLVARADGDALAASGLVARALADRATPFQVTIGRTVAERTDRAAASDPETDRSGDVTLVVGTADADRPQIGATDRPATLDACEIVRDLGATPDPVLALAGLTAAGTDPGAGESEWLLEAARDRDLVERRPGLVVPTRDPIDGIAHSTRVRAPWSGDPSATRKALAAVAPAAVDDPDALDADGHRAIGSAVALDVVGADDATATAAETIQRALRPYATPDGPFATIGGYADVLAATARTEPGTGAALAMGHDAADAARSAWCDYGRRAHAALADASTGRYDGLFVVGVADGPVEAIARVVAGYRSLEPVVLAVGNGEAALAAHDESLGATVEAVARELAGETDRTVEYDAARRRGFLRYDAAVDESTIVETVRALQ is encoded by the coding sequence ATGTCCACCGACGGTCGAACCGCCGAGCCGCCGTCCGCCGCCCGCGCGATCGAGAGCGCCGGCTTCGTCCGGCTCGTCGCGCGGGCCGACGGCGACGCGCTCGCGGCGAGCGGGCTCGTCGCCCGCGCGCTCGCCGATCGCGCCACGCCGTTTCAGGTGACGATCGGCCGGACCGTGGCGGAACGGACCGATCGCGCCGCGGCGAGCGACCCCGAAACCGATCGGAGCGGTGACGTCACACTCGTCGTCGGCACCGCGGACGCGGATCGGCCCCAGATCGGGGCGACGGACCGCCCCGCCACGCTCGACGCCTGCGAGATCGTGCGGGACCTCGGCGCGACGCCGGATCCGGTCCTCGCGCTCGCGGGACTCACGGCCGCCGGGACCGATCCCGGGGCCGGCGAGAGCGAGTGGCTCCTCGAGGCCGCCCGCGATCGGGACCTCGTCGAACGACGCCCCGGACTCGTCGTCCCAACTCGGGATCCGATCGACGGGATCGCACACTCCACGCGCGTTCGCGCGCCGTGGTCGGGCGACCCGTCGGCGACTCGCAAGGCGCTCGCGGCCGTCGCACCCGCGGCGGTCGACGATCCGGACGCGCTCGACGCGGACGGCCACCGGGCGATCGGCTCGGCCGTGGCGCTCGACGTCGTGGGCGCGGACGACGCGACCGCGACCGCCGCGGAGACGATCCAGCGCGCGTTGCGGCCGTACGCGACTCCGGACGGACCGTTCGCGACGATCGGCGGCTACGCCGACGTGCTCGCGGCGACGGCGCGGACCGAACCCGGAACCGGCGCAGCGCTCGCGATGGGACACGACGCGGCCGATGCGGCGCGGTCGGCCTGGTGCGACTACGGCCGTCGGGCCCACGCCGCGCTCGCGGACGCCTCGACCGGACGGTACGACGGGCTGTTCGTCGTCGGCGTCGCGGACGGGCCCGTCGAAGCGATCGCTCGCGTCGTCGCGGGCTATCGCTCGCTGGAACCGGTCGTCCTCGCGGTCGGTAACGGTGAAGCGGCACTCGCCGCACACGACGAGTCCCTCGGCGCGACCGTCGAGGCCGTCGCTCGCGAACTCGCGGGCGAGACCGATCGGACCGTCGAGTACGACGCCGCCAGACGGCGCGGCTTCCTGCGGTACGACGCCGCGGTGGACGAGTCGACGATCGTCGAGACAGTGAGGGCGCTCCAATGA
- a CDS encoding 30S ribosomal protein S15: protein MARMHTRRRGSSGSDKPAADEPPEWSDVDPEKIEERVVELAEQGHDPSQIGIKLRDEGVTGTPVPDVKLATGKKITEILEENDAKADIPEDLRNLMDRAVRLREHVQANPQDHQNKRALQNTESKVRRLVDYYRGDELEPDFTYSFETAKELLED from the coding sequence ATGGCACGAATGCACACCCGCCGCCGAGGCTCGTCCGGTTCGGACAAGCCGGCGGCAGACGAACCCCCGGAGTGGAGCGACGTCGACCCCGAGAAGATCGAAGAGCGGGTCGTCGAACTGGCGGAACAGGGCCACGATCCCAGCCAGATCGGGATCAAACTGCGTGACGAAGGCGTCACGGGCACGCCCGTGCCGGACGTCAAGCTGGCGACCGGCAAGAAGATCACCGAGATCCTCGAGGAGAACGACGCGAAAGCCGACATCCCCGAGGACCTCCGGAACCTGATGGACCGTGCCGTGCGCCTGCGCGAGCACGTCCAGGCTAACCCGCAGGACCACCAGAACAAGCGCGCCCTGCAGAACACCGAGTCGAAGGTGCGCCGACTGGTCGACTACTACCGCGGCGACGAACTCGAGCCCGACTTCACGTACTCCTTCGAGACGGCGAAGGAACTCCTCGAGGACTAA
- a CDS encoding Lrp/AsnC family transcriptional regulator has product MDYRLDEIDRRIIYELMRDARNTSAPTIAEQVNVSPGTIRNRIANLEDHDIIRSYTTEIDFERAEGHLTTLYVCNAPVSERNALAQEASTVPGVINVRQLMTGRRNLHVLAVGEDTEHLRRIARALSRLGIEIEDETLVESETHSPYTAFGPDEEISTPRATDVISLAGDANVVDVTVEADAPIVEQTLEEAVRNDVLDDDSLVIAIERGDRVLTPHGTTVIQPDDIVTVLSRSGDTDHVLDAFVADEAVAE; this is encoded by the coding sequence ATGGATTATCGGCTCGACGAGATCGATCGACGCATCATCTACGAGTTGATGCGTGATGCCCGAAACACCTCCGCACCGACGATCGCCGAACAGGTCAACGTCTCGCCGGGAACGATACGAAATCGAATTGCCAACCTCGAGGACCACGATATCATTCGAAGCTATACCACCGAGATCGACTTCGAACGGGCGGAGGGCCATTTGACGACCCTCTACGTCTGCAACGCGCCCGTCTCCGAACGCAACGCGCTCGCACAGGAGGCCAGCACCGTCCCCGGAGTCATCAACGTCCGCCAGTTGATGACCGGCCGCCGAAACCTGCACGTTTTGGCCGTCGGCGAAGACACGGAACACCTCAGGCGGATCGCACGGGCCCTCTCGCGACTGGGGATCGAGATCGAAGACGAGACGCTCGTCGAGTCCGAAACTCACAGCCCCTATACCGCATTCGGACCCGACGAAGAGATTTCGACGCCCAGGGCGACGGACGTTATCAGTCTCGCCGGTGATGCGAACGTCGTCGACGTGACCGTCGAAGCCGACGCCCCGATCGTCGAACAGACCCTCGAAGAAGCCGTTCGAAACGACGTCCTCGACGACGACTCGCTGGTCATCGCGATCGAGCGGGGCGACCGCGTGCTGACGCCCCACGGAACGACCGTCATCCAACCGGACGACATCGTGACGGTGCTGTCCCGGAGCGGGGACACTGACCACGTACTCGATGCGTTCGTCGCTGACGAAGCCGTCGCAGAGTAG
- a CDS encoding KEOPS complex subunit Pcc1, whose translation MTRRATAIVRTEHDDPERIARAIDPDNTDEMETTVDADDGAVVTRIDRESTSGLLSTVDDYVVNVDVAMQVVQHAEPTDTGPVSDTNPDTNNE comes from the coding sequence ATGACCCGGCGCGCGACCGCGATCGTCCGGACGGAACACGACGATCCCGAGCGGATCGCACGGGCGATCGACCCGGACAACACCGACGAGATGGAGACGACCGTCGACGCCGACGACGGCGCGGTCGTCACGCGGATCGATCGCGAGTCGACAAGCGGCCTTCTTTCGACGGTCGACGACTACGTGGTCAACGTCGACGTCGCGATGCAGGTGGTACAGCACGCGGAACCGACGGACACGGGACCTGTGTCCGATACAAATCCAGATACCAACAATGAGTGA
- a CDS encoding ferritin-like domain-containing protein, which produces MSLGQRVSSDHQLARLLQIGVVLEEVVESRAAHHLESLPDDEREAVDEAVRELLAEAADESAAHRERLEALIDDLDAETVAYEEINALVDAQYGPPEDTDGVLYDQLANEETAYKFYDDLIEAIEASDATFAIDRDRLLETLSDIREEEKEGVQDVTEIMEHIA; this is translated from the coding sequence ATGAGTCTGGGACAGCGCGTCTCGAGCGATCACCAGCTCGCCCGACTCCTCCAGATCGGGGTCGTGCTGGAAGAGGTCGTCGAGTCACGCGCCGCCCACCACCTCGAGTCGCTGCCCGACGACGAACGGGAGGCGGTCGACGAGGCGGTGCGGGAGTTGCTCGCCGAGGCCGCCGACGAATCGGCGGCGCATCGCGAGCGGCTCGAGGCGCTGATCGACGACCTGGACGCCGAGACGGTCGCCTACGAGGAGATCAACGCACTGGTCGACGCCCAGTACGGCCCGCCGGAGGACACCGACGGCGTCCTCTACGATCAACTGGCCAACGAGGAGACGGCCTACAAGTTCTACGACGACCTGATCGAGGCGATCGAGGCCTCCGACGCCACGTTCGCGATCGATCGCGATCGACTCCTCGAGACGCTCTCGGACATTCGCGAAGAGGAGAAAGAGGGAGTCCAGGACGTGACCGAGATCATGGAGCATATAGCATGA
- a CDS encoding phospholipase D-like domain-containing protein, protein MVDRRRTVTALALALVASVAIVGPLALGTPATAGSETSSKPVAIDESGPTAPRTIAPIGEGDKTSTPATDAECPIEGHREAGAGSTSTATTDARIVELYPNPTARGDVGEHLVLETPPGTRLANWTITDGHTTATLPNETVSGRVAASTDPAATDALTDAPVLELDGTLRLADDGDALTLRNGTGVVDEVAYDRAPLAERWYRAEPGGEADSRAADTAIADGGGQPRGQWWPRDATCRPVSTFDPDDATAFVLPDAPAVPLETIREADDRLLLAGYTFTDPDIAAALANAAARGVDVAVLLESGPVGGAPSETRSRIETLRTAGVEVRAVGGEGARYRYHHPKYLVADDAVLVTTENWKPSGVGGASSRGWGVRLTDAALAADLASVFRTDFRGWDTESGAAYLANASFVADDPPPPRSFEADHEPATVPIESAELLLVPDNAESRLESLVASAEDELLVQQATVDPDVSLLEATIAAARRGVTVRLLLDSSWYVEDDHERLAADLERTAARDDLDFEVRLADDTDAFEKIHTKGLVVDRETAVVGSANWNDNSLRENREVLLAVHGEEIATYYATVFEDDWAGETWSLPIELSAVVVAALVGAAIVGRRYVRFGDAGSVASRDRN, encoded by the coding sequence ATGGTCGATCGACGCCGGACAGTCACCGCGCTCGCGCTCGCACTCGTCGCGAGCGTTGCGATCGTCGGCCCGCTCGCTCTCGGCACGCCGGCGACGGCCGGGAGCGAGACATCCTCGAAGCCGGTGGCGATCGACGAGTCCGGACCGACAGCGCCGCGGACGATCGCTCCGATCGGAGAGGGCGACAAGACGTCGACGCCAGCGACTGACGCCGAGTGTCCGATCGAGGGCCATCGGGAGGCCGGAGCCGGATCGACGTCGACGGCGACCACGGACGCCCGGATCGTGGAACTCTACCCGAACCCGACGGCTCGAGGGGACGTCGGCGAGCATCTCGTCCTCGAGACGCCGCCCGGAACGCGGCTGGCGAACTGGACGATCACCGACGGTCACACGACGGCGACGCTCCCGAACGAGACCGTTTCGGGGCGGGTCGCCGCCAGTACCGACCCTGCGGCAACCGACGCGTTGACCGACGCTCCCGTCCTCGAACTCGACGGGACCCTCCGACTCGCGGACGACGGCGACGCCCTCACACTCCGAAACGGGACGGGCGTCGTCGACGAGGTGGCCTACGATCGGGCACCCCTCGCGGAACGATGGTACCGGGCCGAACCCGGCGGCGAGGCGGACTCACGCGCGGCCGACACGGCAATCGCCGACGGTGGCGGCCAACCGCGTGGCCAGTGGTGGCCCCGAGACGCGACCTGCCGCCCGGTCTCGACGTTCGACCCGGACGACGCGACCGCGTTCGTCCTCCCCGACGCGCCCGCGGTGCCGCTCGAGACGATCCGCGAGGCCGACGATCGGCTCCTGCTCGCGGGGTACACCTTCACCGATCCCGATATCGCCGCCGCGCTGGCGAACGCGGCGGCACGCGGCGTCGACGTCGCCGTCCTCCTCGAGTCGGGCCCGGTCGGCGGCGCGCCGTCGGAGACCCGATCGCGGATCGAGACGTTGCGTACTGCGGGCGTCGAGGTTCGCGCCGTCGGCGGCGAGGGGGCGCGCTACCGGTACCACCACCCGAAGTACCTCGTCGCCGACGATGCGGTCCTCGTGACGACCGAGAACTGGAAACCCTCAGGCGTCGGTGGGGCATCGAGTCGTGGCTGGGGCGTTCGGCTCACCGACGCCGCCCTCGCGGCCGACCTCGCGTCGGTGTTCCGGACCGACTTCCGAGGGTGGGACACCGAATCCGGGGCCGCGTACCTCGCGAACGCGTCGTTCGTCGCTGACGACCCGCCGCCGCCGCGATCGTTCGAGGCCGATCACGAACCGGCCACCGTCCCGATCGAGTCGGCCGAACTCCTGCTCGTGCCCGACAACGCCGAATCGCGACTCGAGTCCCTCGTCGCGTCGGCGGAGGACGAGTTGCTCGTCCAGCAGGCCACCGTCGATCCCGACGTCTCCCTGCTCGAGGCGACCATCGCGGCCGCTCGTCGTGGCGTCACGGTCCGACTCCTGCTCGACTCGTCGTGGTACGTCGAAGACGACCACGAACGACTGGCCGCAGACCTCGAGCGAACCGCCGCCAGGGACGACCTCGACTTCGAGGTCCGACTCGCCGACGACACCGACGCGTTCGAGAAGATTCACACCAAGGGCCTCGTCGTCGATCGGGAGACGGCGGTCGTCGGGAGCGCGAACTGGAACGACAACTCGCTCCGGGAGAATCGCGAGGTGCTTCTCGCCGTACACGGCGAGGAAATCGCGACCTACTACGCGACGGTCTTCGAGGACGACTGGGCCGGCGAGACGTGGTCGCTCCCGATCGAACTATCGGCCGTCGTCGTGGCCGCCCTGGTCGGGGCCGCGATCGTCGGTCGGCGGTACGTCCGGTTCGGTGACGCGGGGAGCGTGGCGTCACGAGACCGGAACTGA
- a CDS encoding long-chain-fatty-acid--CoA ligase, translating to MKREMLTTDFLDRAVDLYDDVTGVVAHDGTEYTYAEVNDRVNRLAHALAESGVEQGDRVALLAPNTHYFIETLYATNKLGAVFVPLNYRLATGEYEYILNDCEAGTLIADYDYAEKVEPIRDEIPAETFVGYEAADITGDWIDYEDFLDGGSTAEPDRPAISEDDDASINYTSGTTGDPKGVVRTHRTEHWHALVLNQHMEIRDDDTYLWTLPMFHCNGWGHTYAITGTGGTHVCQRTFDAEGVFRRVRDYDVTFLCGAPTVLNNLIAHYESNDSVETMGDRDVRIATAGSAPATATIETVEDEFGWRIIHIYGLTETAPIITTSNSPRRLAQRGRDLKVKQGAETLCTDVRVVNEDGSDVPRDGETIGEIVVQGNQVMDGYLNKPEITEEAFNERVEGYFHTGDLATIDADGMVAIQDRKKDIIISGGENISSIEVEDVLYDHPDVLKAAVIPVPSEQWGETPKALVVPRGDADPTADEIVDFVGEQLAGYKKPTSVDFVDDLPETATGKVQKYELREEYWDEEETRVGQQ from the coding sequence ATGAAACGGGAGATGCTCACGACGGACTTCCTCGATCGGGCGGTGGACCTGTACGACGACGTCACGGGGGTCGTCGCGCACGACGGGACGGAGTACACCTACGCGGAGGTGAACGATCGGGTCAACCGGCTGGCCCACGCACTGGCAGAGAGCGGCGTCGAGCAGGGCGATCGGGTCGCGTTGCTCGCGCCGAACACCCACTACTTCATCGAGACGCTGTACGCGACGAACAAACTCGGGGCCGTGTTCGTGCCGCTGAACTACCGGCTGGCGACGGGCGAGTACGAGTACATCCTGAACGACTGCGAGGCGGGGACGCTGATCGCGGATTACGACTACGCCGAGAAGGTGGAACCGATCCGGGACGAGATTCCGGCAGAGACGTTCGTCGGGTACGAAGCCGCCGACATTACCGGCGATTGGATCGACTACGAGGACTTCCTCGACGGCGGATCGACGGCGGAACCCGATCGGCCGGCGATAAGCGAGGACGACGACGCCAGCATCAACTACACCTCGGGGACGACGGGCGATCCGAAGGGCGTGGTCCGGACCCACCGCACCGAACACTGGCACGCGCTGGTGCTCAACCAGCACATGGAGATCCGGGACGACGACACGTATCTCTGGACGCTACCGATGTTCCACTGCAACGGCTGGGGACACACCTACGCCATCACGGGGACCGGCGGCACGCACGTCTGCCAGCGCACGTTCGACGCGGAGGGGGTCTTCCGGCGCGTCCGCGACTACGACGTGACGTTCCTGTGCGGCGCGCCCACGGTGCTCAACAACCTCATCGCCCACTACGAGAGCAACGACAGCGTCGAGACGATGGGCGATCGAGACGTCCGGATCGCGACCGCGGGGAGCGCGCCCGCGACGGCCACCATCGAGACCGTCGAGGACGAGTTTGGCTGGCGGATCATCCATATCTACGGCCTCACCGAGACCGCGCCGATCATCACGACGAGTAACTCGCCCCGGCGACTCGCCCAGCGGGGCCGCGACCTCAAGGTCAAGCAGGGCGCCGAGACGCTGTGTACCGACGTCAGGGTCGTCAACGAGGACGGGAGCGACGTTCCGCGCGACGGGGAGACGATCGGCGAGATCGTCGTCCAGGGGAACCAAGTGATGGACGGCTACCTGAACAAGCCGGAGATCACCGAAGAGGCGTTCAACGAGCGCGTCGAGGGCTACTTCCACACCGGTGATCTCGCGACGATCGACGCGGACGGGATGGTCGCGATCCAGGACCGGAAGAAGGACATCATCATCTCGGGCGGGGAGAACATCTCGAGCATCGAGGTCGAGGACGTCCTCTACGACCACCCGGACGTCCTGAAGGCCGCCGTCATTCCCGTGCCGAGCGAGCAGTGGGGCGAGACGCCCAAGGCGCTGGTCGTCCCGAGAGGGGACGCCGACCCGACGGCAGACGAGATCGTCGACTTCGTCGGCGAACAGCTGGCCGGCTACAAGAAACCGACGAGCGTCGACTTCGTCGACGACCTGCCCGAAACGGCCACCGGAAAGGTCCAGAAGTACGAACTGCGCGAGGAGTACTGGGACGAAGAGGAGACGCGAGTCGGCCAGCAGTAG
- a CDS encoding protein sorting system archaetidylserine synthase (This PssA-like phosphatidyltransferase, along with a PssD-like decarboxylase, is required in Haloarchaea for the archaeosortase ArtA to replace the PGF-CTERM sorting signal with a C-terminal lipid anchor.) has translation MLPRFVGRLGVADAVTIANAALGFVAVVVAFADIRLAARLILLAAIADGLDGILARRYGGSEAGPYLDSLADVASFAVAPAVLAFVVVSDGLEIGFETVTPELLLVTAICALFVAMAVARLGLYTAYDTAGSYTEGVQTTLAATILGAAILAGVADPRLVLAVTGAFCYLMVSRIQYPDLLARDAAIMGVVHALAILVPSFAGRTFPYALLMLGIAYMTLSPWFYWREDEPRPAETGLHGNA, from the coding sequence ATGCTCCCCCGGTTCGTCGGCCGACTGGGCGTCGCCGACGCGGTGACGATCGCGAACGCCGCACTCGGGTTCGTCGCCGTCGTCGTCGCGTTCGCCGACATTCGACTCGCCGCCCGTCTCATCCTGCTGGCGGCGATCGCCGACGGACTGGACGGGATCCTTGCCCGCCGCTACGGCGGCTCCGAGGCCGGCCCGTACCTGGACTCGCTCGCCGACGTCGCCTCCTTTGCGGTCGCGCCCGCGGTGCTCGCGTTCGTGGTGGTCAGCGACGGCCTCGAAATCGGATTCGAGACGGTGACGCCCGAACTCCTGCTCGTGACGGCGATCTGTGCCCTGTTCGTCGCGATGGCGGTCGCACGGCTGGGGCTGTACACGGCCTACGACACGGCGGGAAGCTACACCGAGGGCGTCCAGACGACGCTCGCGGCAACGATTCTCGGTGCGGCCATCCTCGCGGGCGTGGCCGACCCCCGGCTCGTGCTCGCGGTCACCGGCGCGTTCTGTTACCTGATGGTCTCGCGGATCCAGTACCCCGATCTGCTCGCGCGCGACGCCGCCATCATGGGCGTCGTTCACGCGCTCGCGATACTCGTCCCCAGTTTCGCGGGACGAACGTTCCCCTACGCCCTCCTGATGCTCGGCATCGCGTACATGACGCTGAGTCCCTGGTTCTACTGGCGCGAGGACGAGCCACGGCCGGCCGAGACGGGCCTGCATGGAAACGCTTAG
- a CDS encoding HEAT repeat domain-containing protein codes for MSDEESPDKPAEAADEPVDLDAIRSDLASLEDDLGALEADLEAAETEADLDVVEADIEAFRSELEPIEIPEPPEEEEDEDEDEETVTPEEELQERYDDIESDVSDLESDLEDQRGPYAEDVIGEINGVSGTITGTRWTEEGNAELIEAVDDFLDDLNDLLGSSVTLVNEGETVPEQLEATLENAVDAVEAADLDPDDDAETIAGLLEATDGLESDVDDATEWTDLQIREQLRREGFYDVLDHVKDFPPEWHALKVHEKRGNVDMILLALETFGSDFMEEHCMEALERMGPEEAIEPMLQKANRRDQAAMAVLGKIGVDDDEVVDTLLDYVDSNPNLQQPAFRALGEIGTAEAVQPIANQLVDENPDVRSWAARALGLIGDTRAIDPLADVLADDEADRVRASAAWALTRIGTRDALEIVAEYDDDRAYLVQAEAENVDLEPAA; via the coding sequence ATGAGTGACGAGGAGTCACCCGACAAGCCAGCCGAAGCGGCGGACGAACCGGTCGATCTCGACGCGATCCGATCGGACCTCGCGTCCCTCGAGGACGACCTCGGGGCCCTCGAAGCGGACCTCGAGGCCGCCGAGACCGAGGCCGACCTGGACGTCGTCGAGGCCGACATCGAGGCGTTCCGATCGGAACTCGAGCCGATCGAGATTCCGGAGCCGCCGGAGGAGGAAGAGGACGAGGACGAAGACGAAGAGACGGTCACGCCGGAAGAAGAACTGCAGGAGCGCTACGACGACATCGAGAGCGACGTATCGGACCTCGAGTCCGATCTCGAGGACCAGCGTGGCCCCTACGCCGAAGACGTTATCGGCGAAATCAACGGCGTGAGCGGCACGATCACAGGCACCCGCTGGACCGAGGAAGGGAACGCGGAGCTGATCGAGGCCGTCGACGACTTCCTCGACGACCTGAACGACCTCCTCGGGAGTTCCGTCACGCTGGTCAACGAGGGCGAGACCGTTCCCGAACAGCTCGAGGCGACCCTCGAGAACGCGGTCGACGCGGTGGAGGCGGCCGACCTGGACCCGGACGACGACGCGGAGACGATCGCCGGACTGCTCGAGGCGACCGACGGCCTCGAGAGCGACGTCGACGACGCGACCGAGTGGACGGACCTCCAGATCCGCGAACAGCTCCGGCGGGAGGGGTTCTACGACGTGCTCGATCACGTCAAGGACTTCCCGCCCGAGTGGCACGCGCTCAAGGTCCACGAGAAGCGGGGCAACGTCGACATGATCCTGCTGGCGCTGGAGACGTTCGGCTCGGACTTCATGGAGGAACACTGCATGGAGGCCCTCGAACGAATGGGCCCCGAGGAGGCCATCGAGCCGATGCTCCAGAAGGCCAACCGCCGCGACCAGGCGGCAATGGCCGTCCTCGGCAAGATCGGCGTCGACGACGACGAGGTCGTCGACACCCTGCTCGACTACGTCGACTCCAACCCGAACCTGCAACAGCCGGCGTTCCGCGCGCTCGGGGAGATCGGTACCGCGGAGGCCGTCCAGCCGATCGCCAACCAGCTCGTCGACGAGAACCCCGACGTCCGTAGCTGGGCCGCCCGCGCGCTCGGACTGATCGGCGATACCCGCGCGATCGACCCGCTGGCCGACGTTCTCGCGGACGACGAGGCCGATCGCGTCCGTGCCAGCGCCGCGTGGGCGCTCACCCGGATCGGGACGCGGGACGCGCTCGAGATCGTCGCCGAGTACGACGACGACCGCGCGTACCTCGTCCAGGCCGAGGCCGAGAACGTCGACCTCGAGCCGGCCGCCTAG
- a CDS encoding cupredoxin domain-containing protein, whose amino-acid sequence MNRRVLLAALGTGAASGLAGCSSVLSLSEDDPCGGDECDIGMTRNEFLPETYEATVGETVVWKNTSGADHTITALESSLPDGAEYFATGGFEDEETARIAWEGNRGGRLGTRETYEHTFDVPGTYPYICIPHVGGGMVGEIVVTE is encoded by the coding sequence ATGAACCGGCGCGTCCTGCTCGCCGCTCTCGGAACGGGGGCCGCTTCTGGACTGGCAGGCTGTTCGTCCGTCCTCTCGCTCTCCGAGGACGACCCCTGTGGCGGCGACGAGTGTGACATCGGGATGACGCGAAACGAGTTCCTCCCCGAAACCTACGAGGCGACGGTCGGCGAGACCGTCGTCTGGAAGAACACGAGCGGCGCGGATCACACGATCACGGCCCTCGAGAGCAGTCTCCCCGACGGCGCCGAGTATTTCGCCACCGGCGGCTTCGAGGACGAGGAGACGGCCAGGATCGCCTGGGAGGGAAATCGCGGCGGTCGGCTGGGAACCCGCGAGACCTACGAACACACGTTCGACGTCCCGGGGACCTACCCGTACATTTGCATCCCGCACGTGGGGGGCGGCATGGTCGGCGAGATCGTCGTGACAGAGTAA